From Granulicella sp. WH15, the proteins below share one genomic window:
- the hemB gene encoding porphobilinogen synthase, whose protein sequence is MEFPTTRLRRLRGSEAMRSLVRETHLRPDSLIYPLFLCPGEGIRKPISSMPGCFNLSIDEALKEARECAALGIGGLLLFGIPSEKDEQATGAWSDDGIVQTGLRAFKQDRALDRLLIIADVCVCEYTSHGHCGVVVRDGEHYIVDNDASVALLTRSAVSLARAGADIIAPSDMMDGRVAGIRAALDAVGRDRTPIMSYSAKFASAFYGPFREAAGSAPQFGDRRSYQMDGANLREAMRDVEQDVMEGADMILMKPAMAYLDVIRAARERCDLPMGAYQVSGEYSMLHAAFQRGWLEPERTMMESLLSIRRAGADFIVTYFAKAAARVLA, encoded by the coding sequence ATGGAATTTCCGACAACCCGTCTGCGGCGTCTGCGTGGCTCCGAGGCGATGCGTTCGCTGGTCCGCGAGACGCATCTTCGCCCCGACTCCCTGATATACCCCCTCTTCCTCTGCCCCGGCGAGGGCATCCGCAAGCCCATCAGCTCCATGCCCGGCTGCTTCAACCTGTCGATTGACGAGGCCCTGAAGGAGGCGCGCGAGTGCGCGGCCCTGGGGATCGGCGGGCTGCTGCTCTTCGGGATTCCGTCGGAAAAAGACGAGCAGGCCACCGGCGCGTGGAGCGATGACGGCATCGTCCAGACCGGGCTGCGGGCCTTCAAGCAGGACCGCGCGCTCGACCGCCTGCTCATCATTGCCGACGTCTGCGTCTGCGAGTACACCTCGCACGGCCACTGCGGCGTGGTGGTGCGGGACGGCGAACATTACATCGTCGACAACGACGCCAGCGTCGCGCTGCTGACCAGGTCGGCGGTCTCGCTGGCACGCGCTGGGGCCGATATCATCGCGCCCAGCGACATGATGGACGGCCGTGTCGCGGGCATCCGTGCGGCGCTCGATGCCGTCGGACGCGACCGCACGCCGATCATGAGCTACTCCGCCAAATTCGCCTCGGCGTTCTACGGCCCGTTTCGCGAGGCGGCTGGCTCGGCCCCGCAGTTCGGCGACCGGCGCAGCTACCAGATGGACGGAGCCAACCTGCGCGAGGCGATGCGCGACGTCGAGCAGGACGTGATGGAGGGTGCGGACATGATCCTGATGAAGCCCGCGATGGCGTACCTCGACGTGATCCGCGCGGCCCGCGAGCGCTGCGATCTGCCGATGGGCGCTTACCAGGTCTCGGGCGAGTACTCCATGCTGCACGCGGCGTTTCAGCGCGGCTGGCTGGAGCCGGAGCGTACCATGATGGAGTCGTTGCTCTCGATCCGGCGTGCCGGGGCGGACTTTATCGTCACCTACTTCGCCAAGGCTGCGGCGCGCGTGCTTGCGTAG
- the lpdA gene encoding dihydrolipoyl dehydrogenase: MAEKTAAETIFDVVIIGGGPAGYTCGIRAAQFGLKVALIEKTDKLGGTCLHWGCIPTKAMLFSAEIWDHLKHAGKYGIDGVDAPQLNWTNVLARKNEIITKHTKGLEFLMKKNKITVFSGHGRLTGSAQGGVHTITVTDEDKSKPKDLQGEGFTKQTVTEVKAKNVVLATGSDARMLPGYTADETIMTNREILAIDKMPKSLVVIGSGAVGVEFASVFNSFGAEVSIIEALPRIVNAEDEDISKELLRLYKKRNIDVTVGAKVEKIEKNAEGALITYADSTGKTKTKQAEKVLVAVGRAPRTYDCGLDKVKVTPDRGFIMTNEWMETTEPGVYAIGDIVGGLPQLAHVGAMCGLVVASKLAGKYARPVNRQRIPGCTYCDPQIGSVGLTEAQAKEKGYQVKVGKFPFVGNSKATIVDSHDGFVKVVSDAKYGEVLGVHIIGPQATELIAECVTAIELEATVEEMMFTIHAHPTLSESLLDGFSSVEGLAVNV; the protein is encoded by the coding sequence TTGGCAGAGAAGACGGCGGCAGAGACGATTTTCGACGTGGTCATCATCGGCGGCGGACCCGCCGGTTACACCTGCGGCATCCGCGCCGCGCAGTTCGGCCTGAAGGTCGCGTTGATCGAAAAGACCGACAAACTTGGCGGCACCTGTCTCCACTGGGGCTGCATCCCCACCAAGGCGATGCTCTTCTCGGCCGAGATCTGGGATCACCTGAAGCACGCGGGCAAGTACGGCATCGACGGCGTGGACGCGCCGCAGCTCAACTGGACGAACGTGCTGGCGCGCAAGAACGAGATCATCACCAAGCACACCAAGGGTCTCGAGTTCCTGATGAAGAAGAACAAGATCACCGTCTTCTCCGGGCACGGACGGCTCACCGGGTCGGCTCAAGGCGGCGTCCACACCATTACGGTGACCGACGAGGATAAGAGCAAGCCCAAGGACTTGCAGGGCGAGGGCTTCACCAAGCAGACCGTCACCGAGGTGAAGGCCAAGAACGTAGTGCTGGCCACCGGCTCCGATGCGCGGATGCTGCCCGGCTACACCGCCGATGAGACCATCATGACCAACCGCGAGATTCTGGCGATCGACAAGATGCCGAAGTCGCTGGTGGTGATCGGCTCGGGTGCGGTGGGCGTGGAGTTCGCCTCGGTCTTCAACAGCTTCGGCGCGGAGGTCTCGATCATCGAGGCGCTGCCCCGCATCGTGAACGCCGAGGACGAGGACATCTCCAAGGAGCTGCTGCGCTTGTACAAGAAGCGCAACATCGACGTGACCGTCGGCGCGAAGGTGGAGAAGATCGAGAAGAACGCCGAGGGCGCGCTGATTACGTACGCGGACTCGACCGGCAAGACCAAGACCAAGCAGGCCGAGAAGGTTCTGGTAGCCGTGGGACGCGCTCCGCGGACCTACGACTGCGGGCTGGACAAGGTAAAAGTCACGCCGGATCGCGGCTTCATTATGACGAACGAGTGGATGGAGACGACCGAGCCGGGCGTTTATGCCATCGGCGATATCGTCGGCGGGCTGCCGCAACTGGCGCACGTGGGAGCGATGTGCGGGCTGGTGGTGGCGTCGAAGCTGGCCGGTAAGTATGCGCGGCCGGTCAATCGCCAGCGCATTCCGGGCTGCACGTACTGCGATCCGCAGATCGGGTCGGTCGGCCTCACCGAGGCGCAGGCCAAGGAGAAGGGTTACCAGGTCAAGGTGGGCAAGTTCCCGTTCGTCGGCAACTCGAAGGCGACGATTGTGGACTCGCACGACGGCTTTGTGAAGGTGGTCTCGGATGCGAAGTACGGCGAGGTGCTGGGCGTGCACATCATCGGGCCTCAGGCGACGGAGCTGATCGCCGAGTGCGTCACGGCGATTGAGCTGGAGGCGACGGTGGAGGAGATGATGTTTACGATCCACGCGCACCCGACCCTGTCGGAGAGCCTGCTGGATGGTTTCTCGAGCGTCGAGGGCCTGGCGGTCAACGTCTAG
- a CDS encoding CHAD domain-containing protein, producing MKTADTAARPILTLRRYVEELESSITLCLADPQPRAAHHLRTSTRRIEAQLTLLSLLPNLTLPEKVVNRVRKHLRELRRAAGRVRDLDVQLGLLDDPASLIGGTASTQLQRHSHKLRSFFAEERQQEASELQSLLQQLQRKLTRSLERLFEVLKPFEPLTILASDLIAAVQSWFEHESLAVLQGKESNAERLHDIRKSAKLARYMLESAPASARKARKLARAFEEVQQSGGRWHDWLTLFAQAGQRLGKKSPLTGALMRHRDTSLAGYRAHLKTIRQLHPRRRTRARGPNSRKLVSVCLFTCSRSAAFPTSRPSPSSSGSSPRASRT from the coding sequence ATGAAAACCGCCGACACCGCCGCCCGCCCGATCCTGACGCTGCGGCGGTACGTCGAAGAGCTTGAGTCCTCCATCACCCTTTGCCTGGCGGACCCGCAGCCCCGGGCGGCGCACCATCTGCGCACCAGCACCCGGCGGATCGAAGCCCAACTCACGCTTCTGAGCCTGCTTCCCAACCTCACCCTCCCCGAAAAAGTTGTAAACCGAGTCCGCAAGCACCTGCGCGAACTGCGTCGAGCGGCAGGTCGAGTCCGCGATCTCGACGTCCAGCTTGGCCTGCTCGACGATCCGGCATCGCTCATTGGCGGAACAGCCTCCACGCAGCTTCAGCGGCACAGCCACAAGCTGCGCAGCTTCTTCGCAGAGGAGCGCCAGCAAGAGGCCTCCGAGCTACAGTCGCTCCTCCAGCAGCTCCAGCGCAAGCTCACCCGCTCGCTCGAGCGCCTGTTCGAAGTACTGAAACCATTTGAACCCCTCACCATCCTCGCCTCGGACCTGATCGCCGCCGTCCAGTCCTGGTTCGAGCACGAGTCTTTGGCTGTGTTGCAGGGGAAGGAGTCCAACGCAGAGCGCCTGCACGACATCCGCAAATCGGCAAAGCTGGCCCGCTACATGCTGGAGTCGGCCCCCGCCTCGGCCCGCAAGGCCAGAAAGCTGGCCAGAGCCTTCGAAGAGGTGCAACAGTCCGGCGGCCGCTGGCACGACTGGCTGACGCTCTTCGCCCAGGCCGGTCAGCGCCTCGGCAAAAAATCGCCCCTGACCGGAGCTCTGATGCGGCACCGCGACACGTCGCTGGCGGGCTACCGAGCGCACCTGAAGACGATCCGGCAACTGCACCCCCGCCGCCGCACTCGCGCACGCGGGCCAAACTCCCGTAAGCTTGTATCGGTATGTTTGTTCACCTGCTCTCGCTCGGCCGCGTTCCCTACCTCGAGGCCCTCGCCATCCAGCAGCGGGTCGTCGCCGCGCGCAAGCAGAACCTGA
- the lipB gene encoding lipoyl(octanoyl) transferase LipB, protein MFVHLLSLGRVPYLEALAIQQRVVAARKQNLIADTLLLLEHPPVLTLGRNSRRENILASDELLQHKGVELHEINRGGDVTYHGPGQLVGYPVIDLRGDLPGKKGPHLGPVDYIRMLEEVLIRTCGDFRVPTQRIPGRTGVWTIAGGSIQEKKVAALGVHVSQGVTSHGFALNVTTDLRDFDWIIPCGITDRTVTSLELESPLEPLPTLEDALNATARNFGRVFERQMLWCESLEELLTPSIAQEV, encoded by the coding sequence ATGTTTGTTCACCTGCTCTCGCTCGGCCGCGTTCCCTACCTCGAGGCCCTCGCCATCCAGCAGCGGGTCGTCGCCGCGCGCAAGCAGAACCTGATCGCGGATACGCTGCTCCTGCTCGAGCACCCGCCCGTGCTCACCCTGGGCCGTAACTCCCGACGCGAGAACATCTTAGCCTCCGACGAGCTGCTTCAGCACAAGGGCGTCGAGTTGCACGAGATCAACCGCGGCGGCGACGTCACCTACCACGGCCCCGGCCAACTGGTCGGCTACCCCGTCATCGACCTGCGCGGCGACCTGCCCGGCAAAAAAGGCCCGCACCTCGGTCCGGTGGACTACATCCGTATGCTCGAAGAGGTGCTCATCCGCACCTGCGGCGACTTCCGCGTCCCCACGCAGCGCATCCCCGGCCGCACCGGCGTCTGGACGATAGCAGGCGGCTCCATCCAGGAAAAAAAGGTGGCGGCCCTCGGCGTCCACGTCTCCCAGGGGGTCACCTCACACGGCTTCGCCCTCAACGTCACGACCGACCTCCGCGACTTCGACTGGATCATTCCCTGCGGCATCACCGACCGCACCGTGACGTCGCTCGAGCTGGAGTCGCCGCTGGAACCCCTGCCCACTCTTGAAGATGCGCTAAACGCAACCGCACGCAACTTCGGCCGCGTCTTCGAGCGCCAGATGCTCTGGTGCGAGTCCCTCGAAGAGCTTCTAACACCGTCTATCGCCCAAGAGGTCTGA